The Aneurinibacillus migulanus genome contains the following window.
AGAGGTGCTGCTTGCAGTGCTTGATCGATTAGGCATATATACGGGTGTAGATTTATACAAAATGATGGACCTAGCTGAAGACGTGATTGCGCCGATTTTAACGGTACCGCAAGAAATTACACGTGACAATTTGGTGCTTGGATATGCGGGGGTATATTCTAGCTTTTTGCTTCATGCACAGCGAGCAGCACAGAAGTTTGGTGTGGATGCGCGCGATATTTTGCTTGAAATAGGACGAAGAAAAGCGGTGGGAGGACAGGAGGATATGATTGTGGATGTCGCTGCTGAACTGGCTCAAGGAAAGGAGACTTCCCATGCAAATCGCTGAGAAGAAAACCATTGCTCAATACTTGTTGGATGCGGAACGGGAACGTCGTGAAGTTGTTCGCGTTACAGTGGATTATCCGGAACTGAATGTTGAGAATGCTTATGCGGTACAGGAGGAGCTTGTCCGCATGAAATGTGAAGAAAATCTAAGTATTGTCGGACTTAAGATAGGCTTGACAAGCCGGGCGAAAATGGAACAAATGGGCGTAGAGGAGCCCATTTATGGATATTTATTTAACAACATGCTGTTGGAAAACTACGGGGAGCTCTCTTTTGGCACATGCATTCATCCAAAAGTAGAAGCAGAAATTGCCTTTATTCTAGATAAGGATATTGAGGGACCAGGGGTAACCGGAGCACAAGTATTGGCTGCGACAGAATATGTTGTTCCTGCACTGGAAATTATTGATAGTCGGTA
Protein-coding sequences here:
- a CDS encoding 2-keto-4-pentenoate hydratase, whose translation is MQIAEKKTIAQYLLDAERERREVVRVTVDYPELNVENAYAVQEELVRMKCEENLSIVGLKIGLTSRAKMEQMGVEEPIYGYLFNNMLLENYGELSFGTCIHPKVEAEIAFILDKDIEGPGVTGAQVLAATEYVVPALEIIDSRYENFRFTLPDVIADNASASRVVFGNSLTRPDRIDLDLVGMVLNINGKAREMAAGAAVLGHPAHAIAALANMLGRKGETLKTGQIILAGAVTEAVRIDIGDIVQAKMDGLGDVGFTVVD